GCCTCTACCGCCGCATTCACGAGCTGAAACACGAGATGCGCATCATCGATTTCAAACCGATCCATGCCTACAAAACCCCCGCCTATCGGCTCTACCTCGAATTTCGCGATGCGCTGTTTGCCGCCATGCGGCGCGCCGTCGGTGACGATATCGGCTTCCCGCCCGCATTGCCGGCCTGCTTCGATACGGTCAAAGACGAGGATTTCACCCGCTTTGTTTATTACTTCTGTGAAGACCGCGAGTCCGGCGAAGCCCACAACTATTTCGGCAACGGAGGGGTATTCTGATGAACGACGAAGCCTTGCACTCATTGCTGGATATCGATGAAAACTATCCCACGCCGCGGGTGAACGCGTTCCTGGCGCAACCGGAAAACCGGGCCTTTCTGGAGTACGTCCATAAGGATCCGTTCGGCTGTCACGTGTTCCCCGGCGATCTCGTCGACTACCCGCTGGCCGCGTTTTTTGCCGATATGGAGGCCGACATTCGCCAGGCGGGCAAAATCCACCTCTGGGCCTATATCCCGACCTGCCGCTATCGCTGCCATTTTTGTCAGTACCCCACGGTGATCCTCAATCCCAAGGCGCCCGCCTCTCAGGCGGTATTCCGCGATTTGGTCGATTTCAACATCAAGGAGGCGCAAATGTGGCTGGCGCGCGTGCCCAGCCTGGCCGAAGTGGAAATCGGCGAATTCAACGTCTTTGGCGGCACGCCGTCCTTGCTGCCGGAGCCGGAACTGCGCCGCATGATGGCCTTCTACTTCAGCCACTTTAACTTCACCAACGCCACCCTGCGCTTCGAAGGGGAGCCCGGCACCCTGAACAAAGCCTATCTGGCGCTGCTGAAAGAGCTCGGCTTCAGCAAAATCAGTTTCGGCACCCAATCCTTCAATGACGACATCATCACCGCCTGCGGGCGCATGCACTCGGCCGAAGAGTGCGTGGAGACCATTCATCACGCGCGCGCGCTCGGCATTGATTGGGTCAGCGTGGATCTCATTTACGGCATGCTGGGCCAAAGCGTGGACGACGTGAAATACGACATGGAAAAAGCCCTCGAGCTGAATCTGTCGCACGTCGTCTGCACCAAGCTGCACATGGATGAGTTTATTAAAAATCGCACCGGCGTCTCGGGCGAGCGCGAAAGCCTGTGGCAGAAAAAGGGGCTGATCAGCATCAACAACCTGCGCTTCCCTGGGCTGGGCAAACAGTACCAAATGCGCGAGCTGGTCGAGAACTACCTGAATGGCGGCTATACCGAACACCCCACCATGTACTTTCACCGCAATGACCAACAGCCGGAAAAGTGGAAAGCGCTCATCACCGATCTCGACAAGCAGTATCCGGAAGTGGCGATCGGTTTGGGCGGTAGCTCCAAATCGACGCGATCCGAAGCCATCAACATCACCGGCTACAAGAAGTACAAGGAAGCGCTCAACCAAGACCGCCTGCCCATCGAGGAAAGCCGCGGCTTCTCCCCGATCCAGCGTGAAGTGAACGCCTTCAAAATGGCGCTCTCCACCTTGCTGCCGGTGGACGATCGGGTGTTTAAACGGCGCTTTGACGGCAACAGCCTGTTTGCCAACCCGGTCATCCGCCGCACGTTGAAAACCCTGGTGGATAAAGCGCTGGTCACCGTCGATGGTTCGTGCGTTACGCTCACGCCCATCGGCGTCACGCTGGTCGAAGCCATTATCAATACCCAATTTTCCGCCGCATTCGCCAATCAGGAGTGAAAGATGACGACGACAGTCTCCGATCCCAAACCGGTATTCAGCTTCTATTACATCGGCATCGATACCGAAGCCGGCGTCACGCCACAACAGTTTGAAACCTTCGTGCGCGAACAAGGCGTACATATCCCCTGTTATCCCGGCTGGCGCTGGACGTTGCTGCGCGGCCTGCGCGGCGAACGCGTCGGGCAATACCTGATGCTGTACGAGATTGACAGCGCCGAGCAGCGCGATCGTTACGTCACCGCCACCGGGCAGCGAACGGCGCACGCGCACGAATTCTGGCGGCGGCATGCCGCCGCGCAGGAAATCCTCGCCGAGTGGCGAAAACTGGGCACCTACAGCCTGCTGCCGACGCTGTTCAGCGATTATCGCCTGCTGGCTGAGAACAGAAAAAGCGACGTGCCGCCCGGCCCGCGTTACCGGGAACGGCCGGGCGAACCGCCCGAGGCGCGCATTATCGGCATCCACAATCTGGCGCTGCGCGAAGGCGTGACCCCGGCGCAATTCGAACGCTTTATCGCCGAAAATCACCATCGCATTGAGGATTATCCGGGCTGGAAGTTTCACTTGCTGAAGGGAGAGCGCGGCAATCGGCTCGACCAGTACGCGGTGATGATGGAAATCGTCAGCCTGGCGGCGCTGGACGTGTTCTATCCGGAGCCCGATATCGCCACCGACGAAGCGGCAACCTTCGCCAAAGCGCATCGCGACACCAAGCAAATGTATGAAGAGTGGAAGCAACTGGCGTCATTTTCCGGTTCACCGCAGATTTATACCGATTATCTGTCCGTCGCGCAGAGCCGATCGTCATGATGCTGCCTTGGCTAACCGGCGAGGCCGCAGAGAATCATCGCCGGCAAATCGCCACCCGAGCGATCTTCTTCCTCGCCGGGTTGGGCATGGCCGCCTGGGCGCCGTTGATCCCTTTCGTGAAAGCGCGATTGGGCATCGATGACGGTGCGCTCGGTTTGCTGCTGTTTTGCCTCGCCGCCGGCTCCATGGCGATCATGCCCTTCGCCGGTTATCTGATCGCCAAACTGGGGTGCCGCGCCGTGTTGCTGGGCGCAGGCGCCTTGCTGTGCATCGACTTGCCGCTGTTGGCGTTACTCGATGAGCCGCTGTTGATGGGGGCGGCATTGGGGGTGTTTGGCGCCGTCAACGGCATCATGGATGTGGCGATGAACTCACAGGCGATAATCGTCGAGCGGGAGAGCGGCCAGGCGAAAATGTCCGGTTTTCATGGCTTCTACAGCCTTGGCGGCATTGCCGGTGCCGGCGGCGTCAGTCTGTTGCTGCTGGCGGGCCTCGCCCCGGCCCAGGCCATCGGCCTGATCGCCCTCCTCATCGCGATCCTGCTGCTGATCGTCGCCGGCGATTTACTGGCGCACGGCGGCATCGACGAGCGGCGACGGGGCGGCGCGCGGTGGGCGCTGGCCCACGGCAAGATCCTGTTTATCGCCCTGCTCTGTTTCTTCGTGTTCCTGACCGAGGGGGCGATGCTCGACTGGTCGGCATTATTCCTGCATGCCGAGCGCGGCGTGGCCAAATCGCAGGCGGGGATCGGGTTCACGCTGTACGCCGTCGCCGTGGCCTGCGGGCGGCTGTATGGCGACAGGCTGATCGGCGCCGTCGGGCGCTTCCGCACCCTGCTGCTCGGCAGCCTGTGCGCTGCGGCAGGCGTGCTGTTGACCGTCACCGTCCCTCTGGCATCGGCCGCCTTTGGCGGGTTGATGCTCGCCGGCCTGGGCATCGCCAACATTGTTCCCATTCTGTTCAACGCCGTCGGCAATCAAAAACAGGTGCCGCCTGGCCAAGCGTTTCCGGCCGTGACGCTGGTCGGCTATCTCGGCTTATTAACCGGCCCGGCGCTGATCGGTTTTATCGCCAATTACACCAGCCTGGCCCTGGCGTTCGGCTGCACGCTGCTGTGCCTGTTGCTGGTCAGCATCAGCGCCAAAGCCGTGACGAACACATCTCACTAACTTAACTTGCGAGGATCGTTTAATGCATGCATCAACCACGCCGGTTTTCTCCCTGCACTACGTGGGAATCAACCTGAAACGGGGCGTCGCCTCGGATCGTTTCGAAGCGTTCGTTCGCCGTAAAGGCGTCGCCATCCCGGCCTATCCCGGCTGGCGATGGACGCTGCTGCGCGGCCTGCGCGGCGAGCGTGAAAATCAGTACCTGATGGTTTATCAGGCTAAAGACGCCGCCACCTACGCGCGCTATATCGACGGCAACGGCGAGCTGACCGACGAGGCGCACGCCTTTTGGCGGCAGTGTCCGGAGGCCGCCGCGCTGATTGAGGAGTGGAAAACCTTCGCGACCTTCGCCGAACTGCCGACCCTTTACACCTGTTACCGTCTGGTGGCCGAGAATAGCCGCAGTTCATTGCCGCCCGGCCCCAATTACCGCAGCGAACCAGGGAAGGAAAGCATTCAGCGTGTCATCGGCATTCATAACCTGGCGCTTAAAGCGGGCGTCTCGCCCGAGCAGTTTGAACGGTTCATTACCGACAACATCCACCGCGTGGAAGACTACCCGGGCTGGAAGTTTCACCTGCTGAAGGGCCAGAGCGGTAACCGGCTGGACCAATACGCGGTGATGCTGATCATTGAAAGTCTGGCGTCGCTCAACGCGTTCCATCCGGAGCTCGATGTTTCAACCGAGCAAGCGCTCAGGTTCGTGGCCGAGCATCAGGACACCGAACGCATGTACGACGAGTGGAAAACACTGGCGTCGTTCTCCGGCGCGCCGCAAATCTACACGGATTACCTGGCGATTGGCGGCAACGAGAATGACGCCCATCCGGCGTAAACCGCGCGGCGGCGTTGAGCGCCGCCGCTTTCACGGCCGCCGTTCGCCGAACGGTGCCAGCTTCATGCCGACCAGCGTCACCACGCAGATGATCGCCCCGGCGTAAAAGGTGGAGGCGGAACCGAACAGCTCCCACAGGGTTCCGGCGCCGAGACTCGCCAGCAGCAATGCCGCGCCGCTGATCAGATTGAACATGCCGAACGCGGTGCCGCGCAGATGCGCCGGCGCAGTGTGCGCCACCATCGCCGCCAACAGTCCCTGCGTCATGCCCATGTGTACGCCCCACAGCGCCACGCCAAACAGCACACCCGCCCAATGATCGCTCAGCGCCAATACCAGGTCGGCGGCGATCAGCACCAGCAGCCCGGCTTTCAGTAATCCTTCATGGCTCATGCGGTCGGACAATTTACCGAACGGATAGGCCGAACAGGCGTAGACCAGATTCATGGCGACCATCACCAGCGGGATCAACGCCAGCGGCGTGCCGCCCTGCTGCGCCTTCAACACCAGGAACGCTTCACTGAAGCGCGCCAACGTGAAGATCGCGCCGATGCTCACCACCCACCAATAGCTGCGCCCCAACAGCCGCAGGTTGGCGCGGGTAATCGGGTTGGTGCGCTTGTGGGTTATCGCGGCGGCCGGCTCTTTCAGGCCGAAAAACAGCAGCGCAATCGCCAGCGCCGCCGGGATCGCCGCCACCCAGAAGATGGCGCGAAAATCGTTGTGCCACAGCAGCATCAGGCCGACGGCCAGCAGCGGCCCTAAAAAGGCGCCAACGGTATCCAGCGACTGGCGCAGCCCGAAAGCCGCGCCGCGGATCTCCGGCGGCGTCACGTCGGCCACCAGGGCATCGCGCGGCGCCCCACGGATGCCTTTGCCCACGCGATCCAGCAGGCGCGCGCTCATCACCATGCCGGAA
Above is a window of Serratia nematodiphila DZ0503SBS1 DNA encoding:
- a CDS encoding radical SAM protein, yielding MNDEALHSLLDIDENYPTPRVNAFLAQPENRAFLEYVHKDPFGCHVFPGDLVDYPLAAFFADMEADIRQAGKIHLWAYIPTCRYRCHFCQYPTVILNPKAPASQAVFRDLVDFNIKEAQMWLARVPSLAEVEIGEFNVFGGTPSLLPEPELRRMMAFYFSHFNFTNATLRFEGEPGTLNKAYLALLKELGFSKISFGTQSFNDDIITACGRMHSAEECVETIHHARALGIDWVSVDLIYGMLGQSVDDVKYDMEKALELNLSHVVCTKLHMDEFIKNRTGVSGERESLWQKKGLISINNLRFPGLGKQYQMRELVENYLNGGYTEHPTMYFHRNDQQPEKWKALITDLDKQYPEVAIGLGGSSKSTRSEAINITGYKKYKEALNQDRLPIEESRGFSPIQREVNAFKMALSTLLPVDDRVFKRRFDGNSLFANPVIRRTLKTLVDKALVTVDGSCVTLTPIGVTLVEAIINTQFSAAFANQE
- a CDS encoding MFS transporter, whose translation is MMLPWLTGEAAENHRRQIATRAIFFLAGLGMAAWAPLIPFVKARLGIDDGALGLLLFCLAAGSMAIMPFAGYLIAKLGCRAVLLGAGALLCIDLPLLALLDEPLLMGAALGVFGAVNGIMDVAMNSQAIIVERESGQAKMSGFHGFYSLGGIAGAGGVSLLLLAGLAPAQAIGLIALLIAILLLIVAGDLLAHGGIDERRRGGARWALAHGKILFIALLCFFVFLTEGAMLDWSALFLHAERGVAKSQAGIGFTLYAVAVACGRLYGDRLIGAVGRFRTLLLGSLCAAAGVLLTVTVPLASAAFGGLMLAGLGIANIVPILFNAVGNQKQVPPGQAFPAVTLVGYLGLLTGPALIGFIANYTSLALAFGCTLLCLLLVSISAKAVTNTSH
- a CDS encoding MFS transporter; its protein translation is MSSRFATLGRIPRGVWVLGGVSLLMDVSSEMIHSLLPLFMATTLGASVIVIGLIEGLAEATALIVKVFSGVLSDYLGKRKGLALLGYGLGAISKPFFAIASSSGMVMSARLLDRVGKGIRGAPRDALVADVTPPEIRGAAFGLRQSLDTVGAFLGPLLAVGLMLLWHNDFRAIFWVAAIPAALAIALLFFGLKEPAAAITHKRTNPITRANLRLLGRSYWWVVSIGAIFTLARFSEAFLVLKAQQGGTPLALIPLVMVAMNLVYACSAYPFGKLSDRMSHEGLLKAGLLVLIAADLVLALSDHWAGVLFGVALWGVHMGMTQGLLAAMVAHTAPAHLRGTAFGMFNLISGAALLLASLGAGTLWELFGSASTFYAGAIICVVTLVGMKLAPFGERRP